Proteins from one Bufo gargarizans isolate SCDJY-AF-19 chromosome 8, ASM1485885v1, whole genome shotgun sequence genomic window:
- the TMEM11 gene encoding transmembrane protein 11, mitochondrial isoform X1: protein MATWGRRRAGLGGRERAPFSTSEWYIVHEIYNGENAQDQFEYELEQALEAQYKYIVIEPTRIGDETARWITVGNCLHKTAVLSGTFCLLTPLVLPSEYSPYLSLPAGILSLACSTLYGISWQFDPCCKYQVEYDAYKLSRLPLHTLTSSTPVVLVRKDDVHRKRLHNTIALAALAYCVKKLCEIYVV from the coding sequence GGCGCCCTTTTCCACAAGCGAGTGGTACATCGTGCATGAGATTTACAATGGTGAAAATGCCCAGGACCAGTTTGAATATGAACTGGAACAAGCCCTTGAAGCCCAGTACAAGTACATAGTGATCGAACCAACCCGCATTGGAGATGAAACTGCCCGCTGGATCACCGTGGGAAATTGCCTGCACAAGACAGCAGTGCTCTCTGGTACATTCTGCCTTCTTACCCCATTAGTTTTGCCTTCAGAGTATTCCCCCTACTTGTCTCTGCCGGCTGGTATCCTTAGCTTGGCCTGCTCCACTCTTTATGGAATCTCCTGGCAGTTTGACCCTTGCTGTAAGTACCAGGTGGAGTATGACGCCTATAAGTTATCCAGACTGCCACTACACACACTTACCTCCTCCACGCCGGTGGTGCTTGTAAGGAAGGACGACGTCCACAGGAAGAGACTACATAACACAATAGCTCTTGCTGCACTGGCGTATTGCGTCAAGAAGCTGTGTGAGATTTACGTTGTATGA
- the TMEM11 gene encoding transmembrane protein 11, mitochondrial isoform X2 — protein sequence MAPFSTSEWYIVHEIYNGENAQDQFEYELEQALEAQYKYIVIEPTRIGDETARWITVGNCLHKTAVLSGTFCLLTPLVLPSEYSPYLSLPAGILSLACSTLYGISWQFDPCCKYQVEYDAYKLSRLPLHTLTSSTPVVLVRKDDVHRKRLHNTIALAALAYCVKKLCEIYVV from the coding sequence GGCGCCCTTTTCCACAAGCGAGTGGTACATCGTGCATGAGATTTACAATGGTGAAAATGCCCAGGACCAGTTTGAATATGAACTGGAACAAGCCCTTGAAGCCCAGTACAAGTACATAGTGATCGAACCAACCCGCATTGGAGATGAAACTGCCCGCTGGATCACCGTGGGAAATTGCCTGCACAAGACAGCAGTGCTCTCTGGTACATTCTGCCTTCTTACCCCATTAGTTTTGCCTTCAGAGTATTCCCCCTACTTGTCTCTGCCGGCTGGTATCCTTAGCTTGGCCTGCTCCACTCTTTATGGAATCTCCTGGCAGTTTGACCCTTGCTGTAAGTACCAGGTGGAGTATGACGCCTATAAGTTATCCAGACTGCCACTACACACACTTACCTCCTCCACGCCGGTGGTGCTTGTAAGGAAGGACGACGTCCACAGGAAGAGACTACATAACACAATAGCTCTTGCTGCACTGGCGTATTGCGTCAAGAAGCTGTGTGAGATTTACGTTGTATGA